A window from Felis catus isolate Fca126 chromosome B1, F.catus_Fca126_mat1.0, whole genome shotgun sequence encodes these proteins:
- the LOC123385146 gene encoding WAS/WASL-interacting protein family member 1-like, protein MLAHKKLQSGLLLALWNIFSVLYRRGIKMPNGAGSGVGDSYHSQTSLPPGELGKWQQGAGVESENKRRTEYNLPGKLAAERRKALHATPSGPSLPGPAPISLPCPGAGRSLPPYPTLPGRASSGAGPPPWPPRGIRRVSSVRFSAEPLSPPEPPENPRQTPEQTTQARGGGAEGGGGTRDGEALSPRPPRSLPPASAARALTCSPRRPGRPRRRFPSRQGRGLAPPPPLAGRPEGAGASPAARAAPVGEEETKQRRAGPRSAPRPRRPTDPQPPRRRRRHRARRGEQWWPPPSPRSRPPPSTPRFSSSPSASYRRHQDTRVRLPHPARSERSSPPHAAREGGGAAQPVTAASVKPGLAIYTRQGPTGPLAGQPASVAVSTLARPLSPNFYQTRLLRL, encoded by the exons ATGCTGGCACATAAGAAACTGCAATCGGGATTACTCTTGGCCTTATGGaatattttctctgtcctttatCGACGTGGAATAAAAATGCCCAATGGAGCGGGATCGGGGGTCGgag ATTCCTATCACAGCCAAACCTCCCTACCCCCAGGGGAATTGGGGAAGTGGCAGCAGGGGGCCGGAGTGGAAAGTGAGAATAAAAGAAGAACCGAGTACAACCTGCCAGGCAAGCTAGCCGCGGAGAGAAGGAAAG CCCTCCACGCCACCCCGAGCGGCCCGAGCCTTCCAGGACCCGCCCCGATCTCGCTGCCCTGCCCCGGCGCCGGCCGCAGCCTCCCGCCCTACCCGACCCTCCCAGGACGCGCTTCCTCCGGAGCCGGACCCCCGCCCTGGCCTCCCCGCGGGATAAGGCGGGTCAGTTCAGTCCGCTTCTCGGCAGAG CCGTTGTCACCGCCAGAGCCTCCGGAAAACCCTCGGCAAACCCCGGAGCAAACAACACAGGCGCGGGGCGGGGGTgcggagggaggaggaggcacTCGGGACGGCGAGGCTTTATCGCCGCGCCCTCCGcgctccctcccaccagcctcGGCTGCCCGCGCTCTTACCTGCTCTCCGCGTCGCCCGGGAAGACCACGGCGTCGCTTTCCCTCCCGGCAGGGCCGAGGACTAGCACCGCCGCCGCCGCTGGCCGGGCGTCCCGAGGGAGCCGGGGCCTCCCCGGCAGCCCGAGCCGCTCCAGtgggagaagaggaaacaaaacagcGGCGAGCCGGCCCGCGCAGCGCCCCCCGCCCGCGCCGCCCCACGGATCCCCAACCGCCGAGGCGACGGCGGCgacacagagcccggcgcggggagCAATGGTGGCCCCCGCCCTCGCCCCGctcccggccccctccctccaccccccgctTCAGCTCCTCCCCCTCGGCCTCCTACCGCCGCCACCAGGACACTCGAgtccgcctcccccaccccgcccgctcCGAgcgctcctcccctccccacgcggcgagggagggggggggggcagcacagCCAGTCACCGCTGCGTCTGTCAAACCAGGGCTGGCTATTTATACCCGGCAGGGCCCCACCGGCCCCCTAGCCGGCCAACCTGCTTCGGTGGCTGTCTCGACTCTCGCCCGCCCCTTATCCCCCAACTTCTACCAAACCCGCCTTCTCAG ATTATGA